The genomic window GAAGGCAAGGCAGAGCCCCATGGGGGCTTGACAGCCCGGCAGAGAAATACCGGGGGCGGTATTGCATCTCCAGCCTCCTGGGAGCCAGGAAGCTGCTGCCTCTGCCGCCTGCCACCTCTGGGCTGCGGCTGTCCCTGCCCTGGCAAAGGGGCACAGAGTCAGGAAAGTGCAAGTCCAGTCCTTTCTCCAGCAATTAACTATGGCCTCATCTGCATGTTATGAAGGCTGTGGCTTGCCTGGGACTTTTTCCATTATGTAGTCAGGATgatgaactaaaaataaaaggaattgggTTCATCGTTGACCAATACCCACACACACCTTGGAGAATGGATAGACTCCCAACTGGCCAGCATAGCTCTCTGACAACTCCCAgactgagaaggaaggaaagtataggAACAATCTGCAGTGAATACTTAATCTCTTTTTCTACCTCCTACAGTGTTCCAGAAGAAAGTCTATCTTCATACATCACCATACCTGAGAGCAGGTAAATTTGACCAGGCCTTCCCCCTGCCCTAATCTTTGGGAATACCTATGGTGATCCTAAAAGATGCCACAGCATCTTATAACGGTTTAATATAGGTTCATTTTCCCTACCTCAGTCccaatttgctattctttttgaTGACCTTTTGCTGGCATTTATTGGGGGGAGCAGCTGAGAAACTTCTCCTCATGATTATAACTTGGGACCCAGCTTTCAAGAGTATGACAAGTAATGGCAAGTAAAGTTGTCCATAAGATACTTTACAAATGTCAATAATGTATTATCAGGAATGAGAATTTTCCAGCTTGCTTTGTGAAGCATCATCATTGCCAACTCTTTCCCCAGAGTCTGATCTCTAACCAGAGATGGCAGCCGAACCACTGCCCTTCTCCCTTGGGCCACTGTCTAGCTGGGAGCTAGAGGCCTGGTACGAGGACCTGCAAGAGGTGCTATCCTCTGAAGAGAATGGAGGCGTCTATGTCCACCCCCCTGAAACAGAACAGGTAAAATTTGCATAAGCACTTTTTCTTGCTAAAACCAATGTAGGGATTTTACAAAAACCAATGTAGGGAGTATACCTATTGTCACCATTctgcaaatgagaaaaaaggtCACACAGCAACTAGGTGCTGCAACCTAAGATGAGGGTTCTTTCTGCTGTCTAAAAAGTTGTCACCCCATCTTTTGTTTCCTCctaggaagaactgaaaacttttaCTACTCTTGACCCAGCCTCCCTGGTCTGGCTAGCCGAGGAGCCTGGACCAGGGGGAATCGCAAGCAAAGGCCAAAGCCCTTGCTCTCCTGAGTCCAGTCAGAGCTCACTGGcccaggaa from Macrotis lagotis isolate mMagLag1 chromosome 2, bilby.v1.9.chrom.fasta, whole genome shotgun sequence includes these protein-coding regions:
- the DDIT3 gene encoding DNA damage-inducible transcript 3 protein, giving the protein MAAEPLPFSLGPLSSWELEAWYEDLQEVLSSEENGGVYVHPPETEQEELKTFTTLDPASLVWLAEEPGPGGIASKGQSPCSPESSQSSLAQEEEEEEQGDHGRKRKRRQSEQSPARGRKQSVKEKEQENERKVAHLAAENERLKQEIERLTKEVDVTRQALIDRMVSLPRS